Within Nodosilinea sp. FACHB-141, the genomic segment CTTGAGGTAGTTTTTGGTGATATGCACCGCCAGCTTTTCGAGAAAGCGGGGGGAGAGATAGTAGGACATGAGGTTAAACACGGTGAGGTAGCAGGGATAGGTATCTGACAGAGGTGTAAAGCGATCGCCCTACACTTTGCAGAAAACTCAGCAGTATCCGTGTTTACATTATCCCGTAGCTTGGTGCAGTGAATGGTTCAAAAGGCTGAAGGCTGCAATAAGCGATCGCTATAGAGTAGCTTGCCAAGACAAACCCCTCAGCCTCCCATGGGAGGCTGAGGGGTTTGCTAACTACAGTGCAGCCACTGGGTTAGGTGACCTGACCGAGCCAATTACCGAGCCGACAGCACCAGGGGTTGGTTGAGGGTCAGGGTGAGATCTTGGCTGGGGTTGATGGCAATCACCTCGACCCGGTCGCGGCCAAAGAGCCGGGCCAGGGTGGCTCCAGTGGCGGTTCCGGCCAAGACCTCTAGGGTACCGACACTTTGGTCGCCAGTGGTGCGAGAGATCGCCGCCGCCGCACCTGAACCCAGCACCGCTCCAGCCAGGGTCTCGCCGAGGGTAGCTCCTCGGCGAACAGTTTCCGTCGTGGTCACGGTCTGCGAGGTGGCGTTAATTGCCAATCGTTGACCGCCGGGCAGCACCAGTTCCTGCGCCACAAACTGTGAGCCGTTGCCGCTAGGACGCAGTTCTCCCACTACCTGACTGCCCGCTGGCACCAGAACGCGACCGGTGCTGTCGGTGATCGCCTGGGCCACCGTCAGGGTCAGATCAGCGGTCTCATCGGGGAGCACGACAATTTTGTTGCTCTCTGCATAGTTCGTAGTCAGAACTGTGCCTGCCGGTAGGCTGGATTGAGCCGCCACTTGCTGCCCCACAATGTAGGGGGAGTTGACCGTGGCCACCTGATTTTGGCTAGCCAGGGCCTGGTAAATAAAGGCCGCCACATCGGCCCGAGTTGCCGTTTGGTTAGGCCTTAAGACCTGCACATTGGGGTAGTTCACCACCAACCGCCGCTCTGTAGCAGCAGCTAGGCTGGCCACCGCATACTCAGGAATCGAGGAGGCATCCTGATAGACGCTAACGCTATTCTGGCTGCTGGCGGTGTAGTTCAATCCGTTAGCCAAAGAGACTAGCACCTGGGCCCGGGGGATGTTCTGATCGGGCTGGAAGATATTGCCGGGGTAGCCCGACAAAAAGCCCATCATATCGGCCTCACGAATCGCCGCAGCGGCCCAATAGTCGGCCGGCACGTCCACAAAGGTGGTCGCAGTCCGCACAGAGGACTGGCTAAACGCCTGACGCACCATAGCGGCATACTGAGCGCGGGTCACCGGCTCATCGGGACGGAAGGTACCGTCTGGGAAACCAGCGATCACGCCTCTGCCCGCCAAACTAGTAATGAACTGACGCGCCCAGTGGTTGGCGGACACATCGCTAAATTGAGTTTGAGTTTGGGTTTGGGCAACTACCGGAGCAGCCGTGATCACTGGAGTAAAGGCACCTACGGTCAACCCTAGGGCTAACATCAGAGCGGTTCCAGACTTTAGACGAAAAGAATTAGACATTTTTGAAAAAACTCCAAAGTCAAACAACGGACGGACACGGCCTTATCAAATTCGCCTTGGCAAATTCATCTCAGCAGATTCGACTCAAGATGCTTTTGCGCACCCCATTTCGTGGTAAACAGAGCATTCGCCTGTCTTTTTCACGCTGTCTATCTGGTTTTAAGAACTGCTTTTTGCCTTTTAATAAGTAGAGAAGTCAGCCAAAGTAAGTTTCTACATAGCAATAGGATGACTGCATAGCCTTGGCGACTCTTGTTTTAAGGGCGAACAGATAACTGTGTCTCGCTTTCCTTAATCTAAAGCTGCTTTTGCCAATGTGACGAATAGTCTTTCCGCTATTTCAACTGTCACATTAGAAAGCTTTTTAGAAGTACTGAACAATTGCTTGGCTTTGGGCAAGCGATCGGTAATTGACCCATAGCTCTGCCAAAAAGTTCCAGCTGTTTAATTGACAATATTTAGGCCTGAAACTTTGTTCGGAGAGGCTTCAGCCAGAGGCTGTTTGCAGAAGGGTCTGTCGTGACCCTCGTCACGGGTGTATCCCAGTTTCTTAGCCCTCGTCACCTACTGCTCCCGACCTTTAGAGGGCGTTGGGGCTCAACATCCTCGTTCGAGCCAGCTCTCAGCCTCTTGCTACCAAAACAGGACGTTGTAGACGCCCTCTGAGCGAGGACGCAGCCTAGAACCATTTAGAAGCCAGGCAACTGCCCTTACCTAGCTAGACTTGTAGTGCTATGGGCAGAGTGGCCTTGAATAGCTGGAGCACCTGC encodes:
- a CDS encoding S-layer homology domain-containing protein codes for the protein MSNSFRLKSGTALMLALGLTVGAFTPVITAAPVVAQTQTQTQFSDVSANHWARQFITSLAGRGVIAGFPDGTFRPDEPVTRAQYAAMVRQAFSQSSVRTATTFVDVPADYWAAAAIREADMMGFLSGYPGNIFQPDQNIPRAQVLVSLANGLNYTASSQNSVSVYQDASSIPEYAVASLAAATERRLVVNYPNVQVLRPNQTATRADVAAFIYQALASQNQVATVNSPYIVGQQVAAQSSLPAGTVLTTNYAESNKIVVLPDETADLTLTVAQAITDSTGRVLVPAGSQVVGELRPSGNGSQFVAQELVLPGGQRLAINATSQTVTTTETVRRGATLGETLAGAVLGSGAAAAISRTTGDQSVGTLEVLAGTATGATLARLFGRDRVEVIAINPSQDLTLTLNQPLVLSAR